In Hyphomicrobiales bacterium, a single window of DNA contains:
- the tuf gene encoding elongation factor Tu (EF-Tu; promotes GTP-dependent binding of aminoacyl-tRNA to the A-site of ribosomes during protein biosynthesis; when the tRNA anticodon matches the mRNA codon, GTP hydrolysis results; the inactive EF-Tu-GDP leaves the ribosome and release of GDP is promoted by elongation factor Ts; many prokaryotes have two copies of the gene encoding EF-Tu), which yields EMVMPGDNVTMEVELIVPIAMEEKLRFAIREGGRTVGAGVVASIIE from the coding sequence GAGATGGTGATGCCGGGCGACAATGTGACCATGGAGGTCGAGCTGATCGTGCCGATCGCCATGGAGGAGAAGCTGCGCTTCGCCATCCGCGAGGGCGGCCGCACGGTCGGCGCCGGCGTCGTCGCAAGCATTATCGAATGA
- the rpsJ gene encoding 30S ribosomal protein S10, translating to MNGQNIRIRLKAFDHRILDASTREIVNTAKRTGAEVRGPIPLPTRIERFTVNRSPHIDKKSREQFEMRTHKRLLDIVDPTPQTVDALMKLDLAAGVDVEIKL from the coding sequence ATGAACGGTCAGAATATTCGCATCCGGCTCAAGGCGTTCGATCATCGAATCCTGGACGCCTCGACGCGCGAGATCGTCAATACGGCGAAGCGCACCGGCGCGGAGGTCCGCGGGCCGATCCCGTTGCCGACGCGGATCGAGCGGTTCACCGTCAACCGCTCGCCGCATATCGACAAGAAGAGCCGCGAGCAGTTCGAGATGCGCACCCACAAGCGGCTTCTCGATATCGTCGATCCGACCCCGCAGACGGTCGATGCCTTGATGAAGCTCGACCTTGCCGCCGGCGTCGACGTCGAGATCAAGCTCTAG
- the rplC gene encoding 50S ribosomal protein L3 — translation MRSGLIAQKLGMTRIFTEAGEHVPVTVLKLDNCQVVAQRTEEKNGYTALQLGAGRAKVKNVSRGQRGHFALAKVEPKRRVMEFRVSAENLIEVGAEITADHFVPGQYVDATGTSIGKGFAGAMKRHNFGGLRASHGVSVSHRSHGSTGGRQDPGKVFKGKKMAGHLGDVRVTTQNLLVVKTDPERGLIMVRGAVPGAKGGWVALRDAVKRALPDDAPVPGAFRAAGKSDEKPAEEVVKTGEAAPEAAEQAQAPAADSTEAEAVAGAEAEAVDETGGKEGA, via the coding sequence ATGCGCAGCGGATTGATCGCGCAGAAACTGGGGATGACCCGCATCTTCACCGAGGCCGGCGAGCATGTGCCGGTGACTGTGCTGAAGCTCGACAATTGCCAGGTCGTCGCGCAGCGTACCGAGGAGAAGAACGGCTACACCGCGCTGCAGCTCGGCGCCGGACGGGCCAAGGTGAAGAACGTCTCGCGCGGTCAGCGCGGCCATTTCGCTCTCGCCAAGGTCGAGCCCAAACGTAGGGTGATGGAGTTCCGCGTCAGCGCCGAGAATCTGATCGAGGTCGGCGCCGAGATCACCGCCGACCATTTCGTCCCCGGCCAGTATGTCGACGCCACCGGCACCTCGATCGGCAAGGGGTTCGCCGGCGCCATGAAACGGCACAATTTCGGCGGCCTCAGGGCCAGCCACGGCGTGTCGGTCTCGCATCGCAGCCACGGCTCGACGGGAGGCCGGCAGGACCCGGGCAAGGTCTTCAAGGGCAAGAAGATGGCCGGCCATCTGGGCGACGTGCGTGTCACCACCCAGAACCTGCTGGTGGTCAAGACCGATCCGGAGCGCGGACTGATCATGGTGCGCGGCGCGGTGCCCGGCGCCAAGGGCGGCTGGGTCGCGCTGCGCGACGCGGTCAAGCGCGCGCTGCCGGATGATGCGCCGGTCCCGGGCGCTTTCCGCGCCGCCGGCAAGAGCGACGAGAAACCGGCCGAGGAGGTGGTGAAGACCGGCGAAGCCGCGCCTGAAGCCGCTGAACAGGCGCAGGCCCCGGCCGCGGATTCGACCGAGGCCGAAGCTGTGGCCGGCGCCGAGGCCGAAGCCGTCGATGAGACCGGCGGAAAGGAAGGCGCGTGA
- the rplD gene encoding 50S ribosomal protein L4 — MELQVSTLDGKKAGAVTLSDAIFGLEPREDILHRMVRYQLAKRQAGTHKTKPRGEISATGAKMYRQKGTGRARHGSRRVPQFRGGGRAHGPQPRSHAIELPKKIRALALRHALSAKVKAGMLILLDKAAAKEAKTAQLKRKFDKLGLASALIVDGSELDTNFRLAARNIPGVDFLPVQGINVYDILRRDQLVLTKAAVEALEARFK; from the coding sequence ATGGAGCTTCAGGTTTCGACGCTCGACGGCAAGAAGGCCGGCGCTGTGACCCTGTCCGACGCCATCTTCGGGCTGGAGCCGCGCGAAGACATTCTGCACCGCATGGTCCGCTACCAGCTTGCCAAGCGGCAGGCGGGGACCCACAAGACCAAGCCGCGCGGCGAAATCAGCGCCACCGGCGCGAAGATGTACCGGCAGAAGGGCACCGGGCGCGCCCGTCACGGCTCGCGCCGGGTGCCGCAGTTCCGCGGCGGCGGACGCGCGCACGGGCCGCAGCCCCGCAGCCATGCCATCGAGCTGCCGAAGAAAATTCGGGCGTTGGCCTTGCGCCATGCCTTGTCGGCCAAGGTGAAGGCAGGGATGCTGATCCTACTCGACAAGGCGGCCGCCAAGGAGGCCAAGACGGCGCAGCTTAAGCGCAAGTTCGACAAGCTCGGCCTCGCCTCGGCGCTGATCGTCGACGGCAGCGAGCTTGACACCAATTTCCGCCTCGCCGCGCGCAACATTCCCGGCGTCGATTTTCTCCCGGTCCAGGGCATCAACGTCTACGACATTCTGCGCCGCGACCAGCTGGTGCTGACCAAGGCCGCCGTCGAAGCGCTGGAGGCGCGGTTCAAATGA
- a CDS encoding 50S ribosomal protein L23: MNAMKHFDLILAPVITEKSTLASENNQVVFKVPKTARKADIKEAVEKLFSVKVKSVNTLNRKGKLKRFRGVKGRQNDIKRAIVTLEEGHSIDVTTGL, from the coding sequence ATGAACGCCATGAAGCATTTCGACCTCATTCTGGCGCCGGTCATCACCGAGAAGTCGACGCTCGCCTCGGAAAACAATCAGGTCGTCTTCAAGGTCCCCAAGACGGCGCGCAAGGCCGACATCAAGGAGGCGGTCGAAAAGCTGTTCTCGGTCAAGGTGAAGAGCGTCAACACCCTGAATCGCAAGGGGAAACTCAAGCGGTTCCGGGGCGTCAAGGGGCGCCAGAACGACATCAAGCGGGCCATCGTCACCCTCGAAGAGGGCCACTCGATCGACGTCACGACGGGGCTTTGA
- the rplB gene encoding 50S ribosomal protein L2, protein MALKTFKPITPSQRGLVLVDRSALWKGGPVKHLTEGLTKSGGRNNLGRATARRRGGGHKRSYRIVDFKRNKLDMPGTVERIEYDPNRTAFIALIKYEDGELAYILAAQRLGVGDKVVSGAQVDVKPGNAMPLANMPIGTIVHNVELKQGRGGQIARAAGTYAQLVGRDQGYAILRLNSGEQRIVRSANRATVGAVSNSDHANIVIAKAGRNRWKGWRPSVRGVAMNPVDHPHGGGEGRTSGGRHPVTPWGKPTKGKKTRRNKATDKFILRSRHARRKGK, encoded by the coding sequence ATGGCACTGAAGACCTTCAAGCCGATCACGCCGAGCCAGCGCGGCCTCGTGCTGGTCGACCGCTCGGCCTTGTGGAAGGGCGGGCCGGTGAAGCACCTGACCGAGGGCCTGACCAAGTCGGGCGGCCGCAACAATCTCGGCCGCGCCACCGCGCGCCGGCGCGGCGGCGGCCATAAGCGCAGTTACCGGATCGTCGATTTCAAGCGCAACAAGCTCGACATGCCTGGAACCGTCGAGCGGATCGAATACGACCCGAACCGGACCGCCTTCATCGCGCTGATCAAATATGAGGACGGCGAGCTTGCCTACATCCTCGCCGCCCAGCGCCTTGGCGTCGGCGACAAGGTGGTTTCCGGCGCGCAGGTCGACGTCAAGCCGGGCAACGCCATGCCGCTCGCCAACATGCCGATCGGCACCATCGTGCACAATGTCGAGCTGAAGCAGGGCAGGGGGGGCCAGATCGCGCGCGCCGCCGGCACCTACGCCCAGCTCGTCGGCCGCGACCAGGGCTATGCCATCCTGCGGCTCAATTCCGGCGAGCAGCGCATCGTGCGCTCGGCCAACCGGGCGACCGTCGGCGCGGTGTCGAATTCCGACCACGCCAACATCGTCATCGCCAAGGCCGGCCGCAACCGCTGGAAGGGCTGGCGGCCGAGCGTGCGCGGGGTGGCCATGAACCCGGTCGACCATCCCCATGGCGGCGGCGAGGGGCGCACCTCCGGCGGCCGCCACCCGGTGACCCCGTGGGGCAAGCCGACCAAGGGCAAGAAGACCCGGCGCAACAAGGCGACGGACAAGTTCATCCTGCGCAGCCGCCATGCGCGCAGGAAGGGCAAGTAA
- the rpsS gene encoding 30S ribosomal protein S19, producing the protein MTRSVWKGPFVDGYLLKKADAVRASGRSEIIKIWSRRSTILPQFVGLTFGVHNGHKHIPVLITEDMVGHKFGEFAPTRTFYGHAADKRAKRI; encoded by the coding sequence GTGACGCGTTCTGTATGGAAAGGCCCGTTCGTCGACGGCTATCTGCTCAAGAAGGCGGATGCCGTGCGCGCCTCCGGGCGAAGCGAGATCATCAAGATCTGGAGCCGCCGTTCGACCATTCTGCCGCAGTTCGTCGGCCTGACCTTCGGCGTCCACAACGGCCACAAGCACATACCGGTGCTGATCACCGAGGACATGGTCGGCCACAAATTCGGCGAGTTCGCGCCGACCCGCACCTTTTACGGGCACGCGGCCGACAAGCGGGCGAAGAGGATCTGA
- the rplV gene encoding 50S ribosomal protein L22: MGKPSRERRLADNEARAVNRMLRVSPQKLNLLAETIRGKKVGRALADLSFSRKRIAGDVRKTLEAAVANAENNHDLDVDDLVVAEAYVGKNLVLKRGRPRARGRYGRILKPFSQITIVVRQIEETA; this comes from the coding sequence ATGGGCAAGCCGTCACGGGAAAGACGCCTGGCCGACAATGAGGCGCGCGCCGTCAATCGCATGCTGCGGGTGAGCCCGCAGAAGCTCAACCTGCTGGCCGAGACGATCCGCGGCAAGAAGGTGGGCCGGGCGCTGGCCGACCTGTCGTTCTCGCGCAAGCGTATCGCCGGCGACGTCAGGAAGACGTTGGAGGCGGCGGTCGCCAACGCGGAGAACAATCACGACCTCGATGTCGACGATCTCGTGGTCGCCGAGGCCTATGTCGGCAAGAACCTGGTGCTGAAGCGGGGCCGTCCGCGCGCGCGGGGCCGCTATGGTCGCATCCTGAAGCCGTTTTCGCAGATTACCATCGTGGTCAGACAGATTGAGGAAACCGCCTGA
- the rpsC gene encoding 30S ribosomal protein S3: MGQKVNPIGMRLGINRTWDSRWFADADYGRLLHEDMAIRAYLMDRLKQAGVSKVVIERPHRKCRVTIHTARPGIVIGKKGADIEKLRRKVTEMTDSEVHLNIVEVRKPEIDAKLVAENIAQQLERRVAFRRAMKRAVQSAMRLGAQGIRISAGGRLGGAEIARMEWYREGRVPLHTLRADIDYGESVAKTAYGTCGIKVWVFKGEIMEHDPMAHERRQAETMGGPSRGRRESEGGREARSETAEKR, from the coding sequence ATGGGACAGAAGGTCAACCCGATCGGCATGCGGCTGGGGATCAACCGGACGTGGGATTCGCGCTGGTTCGCGGACGCCGACTATGGCCGCCTCCTGCATGAGGACATGGCGATCCGCGCCTATCTGATGGATCGCCTCAAGCAGGCCGGCGTGTCGAAGGTGGTCATCGAGCGGCCGCACCGCAAATGCCGCGTGACGATCCACACCGCGCGTCCCGGCATCGTCATCGGCAAGAAGGGCGCCGACATCGAGAAGCTGCGCCGAAAGGTCACCGAGATGACCGACAGCGAGGTGCATCTTAACATCGTCGAGGTGCGCAAGCCGGAAATCGACGCCAAGCTGGTGGCCGAGAACATCGCCCAGCAGCTCGAGCGCCGGGTCGCCTTCCGCCGGGCCATGAAGCGGGCGGTGCAGTCGGCCATGCGGCTCGGCGCCCAGGGCATTCGCATCAGTGCCGGCGGCCGCCTCGGCGGCGCCGAAATCGCCCGCATGGAATGGTATCGCGAGGGACGGGTGCCGCTGCATACGCTGCGCGCCGACATCGACTATGGCGAGAGCGTCGCCAAGACCGCTTACGGCACCTGCGGCATCAAGGTCTGGGTCTTCAAGGGCGAGATCATGGAGCATGACCCGATGGCCCATGAGCGGCGCCAGGCGGAGACCATGGGCGGGCCGAGCCGCGGCCGCCGCGAGAGCGAAGGCGGGCGCGAGGCACGCTCCGAGACGGCCGAGAAGAGATAG
- the rplP gene encoding 50S ribosomal protein L16 has product MLQPKHTKFRKQHKGRISGAAKGGTVLNFGAYGLKAVDPERLTARQIEAARRAITRHMKRAGRVWIRVFPDVPVSKKPTEVRMGKGKGTPEYWVAKVKPGRVMFEVDGVPEATAREALRLGAAKLPVRTRFVGRLGA; this is encoded by the coding sequence ATGCTACAACCCAAGCACACCAAATTCCGCAAGCAGCACAAGGGCCGCATCTCCGGCGCCGCCAAGGGCGGCACGGTGCTGAATTTCGGCGCCTACGGGCTCAAGGCGGTCGATCCGGAGCGCCTTACCGCGCGCCAGATCGAGGCGGCGCGGCGCGCCATCACCCGCCACATGAAGCGCGCCGGCCGGGTGTGGATCCGCGTCTTCCCGGACGTGCCGGTTTCCAAGAAGCCGACCGAGGTGCGCATGGGCAAGGGCAAGGGCACGCCGGAATATTGGGTCGCCAAGGTCAAACCCGGCCGGGTCATGTTCGAGGTCGACGGGGTTCCCGAAGCGACCGCGCGCGAAGCATTGCGGCTCGGCGCCGCCAAGCTGCCGGTGCGCACCCGCTTCGTCGGGCGGCTGGGCGCGTAA
- the rpmC gene encoding 50S ribosomal protein L29, translating to MKVEEARDMSLDQLGDELVKLKKEQFNLRFQKATGQLENTARIRQVRRDIARVQTIAREKQAAAAKA from the coding sequence ATGAAGGTGGAAGAGGCGAGGGACATGTCGCTGGACCAGCTTGGCGACGAGCTCGTCAAGCTGAAGAAGGAGCAGTTCAACCTGCGCTTCCAGAAGGCGACGGGTCAGCTTGAGAACACCGCGCGCATCCGCCAAGTGCGCCGCGACATCGCCCGCGTTCAGACCATCGCCAGGGAAAAACAGGCCGCCGCGGCCAAGGCTTGA
- the rpsQ gene encoding 30S ribosomal protein S17 yields the protein MPKRMLQGVVVSDKNDKTRVVQVERRFTHPLFKKTVRRSKKYHAHDAENRFKVGDRVWIQECAPISKNKRWIVVGDAEAAH from the coding sequence ATGCCGAAACGAATGCTCCAGGGCGTGGTCGTCTCCGACAAGAACGACAAGACACGGGTCGTGCAGGTCGAGCGCCGCTTCACCCACCCCCTGTTCAAGAAAACGGTGCGCCGGTCGAAGAAGTACCACGCCCATGACGCCGAAAACCGCTTCAAGGTCGGCGACCGGGTGTGGATCCAGGAATGCGCGCCGATCTCCAAGAACAAGCGCTGGATCGTCGTCGGCGACGCTGAGGCGGCGCACTAG
- the rplN gene encoding 50S ribosomal protein L14, whose amino-acid sequence MIQMQTNLDVADNSGARRVQCIKVLGGSKRKYAGVGDIIVVSVKEAIPRGRVKKGDVMRAVVVRTAKDVRRPDGSVIRFDRNAAVLINPQGEPIGTRIFGPVTRELRAKNQMKIVSLAPEVL is encoded by the coding sequence ATGATCCAGATGCAGACCAATCTCGACGTCGCCGATAATTCCGGCGCGCGTCGCGTGCAATGCATAAAGGTGCTCGGCGGCTCCAAGCGCAAATATGCCGGCGTCGGCGACATCATCGTGGTCTCGGTCAAGGAGGCGATCCCGCGCGGCCGGGTCAAGAAGGGCGACGTGATGCGCGCGGTGGTGGTGCGGACCGCCAAGGACGTCCGCCGCCCGGACGGCAGCGTCATCCGCTTCGACCGCAACGCCGCGGTGCTGATCAACCCCCAGGGCGAGCCCATCGGCACGCGCATCTTCGGCCCGGTCACCCGCGAGCTCAGGGCCAAGAACCAGATGAAGATCGTGTCGCTCGCCCCGGAGGTGCTGTGA
- the rplX gene encoding 50S ribosomal protein L24 codes for MAAKIKKGDRVVVLAGKDKGRRGDVIKVFPERARAIVQGLNMVRRHQRQTAQQEGGIIAKEAPIHMSNLAIEDPKDGTPTRVGFKFLKDGRKVRYAKRSGETIDG; via the coding sequence ATGGCGGCGAAGATCAAGAAGGGCGACCGCGTCGTCGTGCTCGCCGGCAAGGACAAGGGCCGGCGCGGCGACGTAATCAAGGTGTTCCCGGAGCGCGCGCGGGCGATCGTGCAGGGCCTCAACATGGTGCGCCGCCACCAGCGCCAGACCGCCCAGCAGGAGGGCGGCATCATCGCCAAGGAAGCGCCGATTCATATGTCAAATCTGGCGATCGAGGACCCCAAGGACGGCACGCCGACCCGGGTCGGCTTCAAGTTCCTCAAGGACGGCCGCAAGGTCCGCTACGCCAAGCGTTCCGGAGAGACGATCGATGGCTGA
- the rplE gene encoding 50S ribosomal protein L5, with product MADAAYVPRLKSHYDNVVRASLIEQFGYKNPMQVPRLDKVVLNMGIGEGVTDSKKVQSAAADLALIAGQKPVVTRARKSIATFKLREHMAVGAKVTLRQARMYEFVDRLVTVALPRVRDFRGLSPNSFDGRGNYALGIKEHIVFPEIDYDQVEAIWGMDVVLCTTARSDDEARALLRELNFPFRG from the coding sequence ATGGCTGACGCTGCATACGTTCCGCGCCTCAAGAGCCACTACGACAATGTCGTGCGCGCAAGCCTGATCGAGCAGTTCGGTTACAAGAACCCGATGCAGGTGCCGCGTCTCGACAAGGTGGTGCTGAATATGGGCATCGGCGAGGGCGTGACCGACTCCAAGAAGGTCCAGTCGGCCGCCGCCGACCTTGCCCTGATCGCCGGCCAGAAGCCGGTCGTCACAAGGGCGCGAAAGTCGATCGCCACCTTCAAGCTGCGCGAGCACATGGCCGTCGGCGCCAAGGTCACCTTGCGCCAGGCGCGGATGTACGAGTTCGTCGACCGGCTGGTGACGGTCGCGCTGCCCCGGGTGCGCGACTTCCGGGGCTTGAGCCCCAACAGTTTCGACGGGCGCGGCAATTACGCCCTCGGCATCAAGGAGCACATCGTGTTCCCGGAGATCGACTACGACCAGGTCGAGGCGATCTGGGGCATGGATGTGGTGCTGTGCACGACGGCGCGCAGCGACGACGAGGCGAGGGCCCTGCTCAGGGAGCTTAATTTCCCGTTCCGCGGTTAG
- the rpsN gene encoding 30S ribosomal protein S14 — translation MAKTSSIVKNNRRRKLAKKYLNKRTSLKAIARDRSRTMEERFQAQIKLAELPRNSAPTRVRNRCEITGRPRGYYRKLRMSRIALRDLSAKGLVPGMIKASW, via the coding sequence ATGGCGAAAACGAGTTCGATCGTAAAGAACAACCGGCGGCGCAAGCTGGCCAAGAAATATCTCAACAAGCGCACCAGCCTGAAGGCCATCGCCCGCGACCGGTCACGCACGATGGAGGAGCGCTTCCAGGCGCAGATCAAGCTTGCCGAACTGCCGCGCAACTCCGCCCCGACGCGCGTGCGCAACCGCTGCGAGATTACCGGTCGGCCGCGCGGCTATTACAGGAAGCTCAGAATGTCTCGCATTGCCCTCAGGGACCTTTCGGCCAAAGGGCTGGTCCCGGGCATGATCAAGGCGAGCTGGTAG
- the rpsH gene encoding 30S ribosomal protein S8 — MTMTDPLGDMLTRIRNAQMRSKSKVATPASRMRERVLEVLQTEGYIRGFARIDHDGGKSEFEIELKYFDGLPVIKDIERISKPGRRVYASVRNLPRVANGLGVSILSTPKGVMADHEAREKNVGGEVLCRVF, encoded by the coding sequence ATGACAATGACCGACCCGCTCGGCGACATGCTGACCCGTATCCGCAATGCGCAGATGCGCTCCAAGTCGAAGGTGGCGACGCCCGCCTCGCGGATGCGCGAGCGCGTCTTGGAGGTGCTCCAGACCGAGGGATATATCCGCGGTTTCGCGCGCATCGATCATGACGGCGGCAAGAGCGAGTTCGAGATCGAGCTGAAATATTTCGACGGCCTTCCGGTGATCAAGGATATCGAGCGGATTTCCAAGCCGGGCCGCCGCGTCTATGCATCGGTGAGAAATCTGCCGCGGGTCGCCAACGGTCTCGGCGTGTCGATCCTGTCGACGCCGAAGGGCGTGATGGCCGATCACGAGGCGCGGGAGAAGAATGTGGGCGGCGAGGTGCTGTGCCGGGTCTTCTGA
- the rplF gene encoding 50S ribosomal protein L6 — protein sequence MSRIGLKPVPMPSGVTATIDGQQVTAKGPKGELSVVLVEQVLAEMTDAGIEVKPRDESKRARAMWGMSRTLVSNIVTGVSKGFSRNLEIVGIGFRAAVQGSNLHLNLGFSHDVTYPIPKGITIQCPRPTEIVISGTDRQTVGQVAAEIRSFRPPEPYKGKGVRYAGEYVFRKEGKKK from the coding sequence ATGTCTCGTATCGGTTTGAAGCCTGTCCCGATGCCAAGCGGCGTGACCGCGACCATCGATGGGCAGCAGGTCACCGCCAAGGGCCCGAAGGGCGAATTGTCGGTGGTGCTGGTCGAGCAAGTGCTGGCCGAGATGACCGATGCGGGAATCGAGGTCAAGCCGCGCGATGAATCCAAGCGCGCCCGCGCCATGTGGGGCATGTCGCGCACCCTCGTCTCCAACATCGTGACCGGCGTTTCGAAGGGCTTCAGCCGCAATCTGGAAATTGTCGGGATCGGCTTTCGCGCCGCGGTTCAGGGCAGCAATCTGCATCTCAATCTCGGCTTCAGCCACGACGTCACCTATCCGATCCCGAAGGGCATCACGATCCAATGTCCGCGCCCGACCGAGATCGTGATCAGCGGCACCGACCGGCAGACAGTCGGCCAGGTGGCCGCCGAGATCCGCAGCTTTCGGCCGCCGGAGCCCTATAAGGGCAAGGGCGTGCGCTATGCCGGCGAGTATGTGTTCCGCAAGGAAGGCAAGAAGAAATAA
- the rplR gene encoding 50S ribosomal protein L18 — translation MASRGKSGAQSRKARVRSRLARVAGGRPRLSVFRSSRYIYAQVIDDAGGRTLAAASSLEKEMREKLKTGADAEAAKAVGALIAERAKGAGVSDVIFDRGGYLYHGRVKALAEAAREGGLKF, via the coding sequence ATGGCCAGCAGAGGCAAATCGGGGGCGCAGAGCCGCAAGGCGCGGGTGCGCAGCAGGCTCGCCAGGGTGGCGGGCGGACGCCCGCGCTTGAGCGTCTTCCGCTCCTCCAGATACATCTATGCCCAGGTGATCGACGATGCCGGTGGCCGCACGCTTGCCGCCGCCTCAAGCCTAGAGAAGGAAATGCGCGAAAAGCTGAAGACCGGCGCCGACGCCGAGGCCGCCAAGGCGGTGGGGGCGCTGATTGCCGAACGCGCCAAGGGGGCCGGCGTGTCCGACGTGATATTTGACCGCGGCGGCTATCTCTATCATGGCAGGGTCAAGGCATTGGCCGAGGCGGCGCGTGAAGGCGGATTGAAGTTCTGA
- the rpsE gene encoding 30S ribosomal protein S5: MAYMRDRGERDSEFVDKLVHINRVAKVVKGGRRFGFAALVVVGDQKGRVGFGHGKAREVPEAIRKATESAKRAMIRVPLREGRTLHHDVFGRHGAGRVILRAAPAGTGIIAGGPMRAVFETLGMQDVVAKSMGSSNPYNMVRATFDALTRQDSPKSVAARRSLKLSELQARRREGPAEHAEA; this comes from the coding sequence ATGGCCTATATGAGAGACCGCGGCGAGCGCGACAGCGAATTCGTCGACAAGCTCGTGCACATCAACCGTGTCGCCAAAGTGGTCAAGGGCGGCCGCCGGTTCGGCTTCGCGGCGCTGGTCGTGGTCGGCGACCAGAAGGGCCGCGTCGGATTCGGCCACGGAAAGGCGCGCGAGGTGCCGGAAGCCATCCGCAAGGCGACGGAGTCGGCCAAGCGCGCGATGATCCGCGTGCCGCTGCGCGAGGGCCGCACGCTGCACCACGACGTCTTTGGCCGCCACGGCGCAGGCCGCGTGATCCTGCGCGCGGCCCCAGCCGGGACCGGTATCATCGCTGGCGGTCCGATGCGCGCGGTGTTCGAGACGTTGGGCATGCAGGACGTGGTTGCCAAGTCGATGGGCTCGTCCAATCCCTACAACATGGTGCGCGCGACCTTCGACGCGCTCACCCGGCAGGACAGCCCGAAGAGCGTGGCCGCGCGGCGCAGTCTGAAATTGTCTGAATTGCAGGCGCGCAGGCGCGAAGGTCCGGCCGAACACGCCGAGGCGTAG
- the rpmD gene encoding 50S ribosomal protein L30 — protein sequence MAKTAGKTVIVEQIGSPIRRPSDQRATLIGLGLNRMHRRRTLEDTPAVRGMIAKVQHLVRIVDEA from the coding sequence ATGGCCAAGACCGCGGGCAAGACCGTGATAGTCGAGCAGATCGGAAGCCCGATCCGCCGCCCGTCCGACCAGCGTGCGACGCTGATCGGGCTCGGGCTGAATAGAATGCATCGCCGCCGCACCCTGGAAGACACGCCGGCCGTGCGCGGCATGATCGCCAAAGTGCAACACCTCGTCCGCATCGTCGACGAGGCCTGA
- the rplO gene encoding 50S ribosomal protein L15: MKLNDLRERPGAAKARKRVGRGIGSGYGGTSGRGHKGQKSRSGVAIKGFEGGQMPLHRRLPKRGFNSLNPKRFNIVNLGRVQEAIDAKKLDPKKNIDIAALIAAGLVTSRRDGVRLLAKGEIKAKASFAVDGVSKAAAAAVEKAGGTVSVRAPKVLKADEEKRAKRAAKRPHAKKPKTDEDE, translated from the coding sequence ATGAAGCTCAACGATCTCAGGGAGCGCCCGGGAGCGGCCAAAGCGCGCAAGCGCGTCGGCCGAGGCATCGGCTCGGGCTATGGCGGCACTTCCGGGCGCGGCCACAAGGGCCAGAAATCGCGCTCCGGCGTCGCAATCAAGGGCTTCGAGGGCGGGCAGATGCCGCTGCATCGCCGGCTGCCGAAGCGTGGCTTCAACAGCCTCAACCCGAAGCGCTTCAACATCGTCAACCTCGGCCGCGTGCAGGAGGCGATCGACGCCAAGAAGCTCGATCCGAAGAAGAATATCGATATCGCCGCGCTGATCGCCGCCGGTCTCGTGACCTCGCGGCGCGACGGCGTGCGGCTGCTCGCCAAGGGCGAGATCAAGGCCAAGGCGAGTTTCGCGGTCGATGGCGTCTCGAAGGCCGCCGCGGCGGCGGTCGAGAAGGCGGGCGGCACGGTCAGCGTGCGGGCGCCGAAGGTGTTGAAGGCCGACGAGGAGAAGCGGGCCAAGCGCGCAGCCAAGAGGCCGCACGCCAAAAAACCGAAGACGGATGAGGATGAGTGA